One stretch of Corynebacterium callunae DSM 20147 DNA includes these proteins:
- a CDS encoding cutinase family protein: protein MRRSLAVFSTIVIATAVVVPASAQENTIGECPAMHIVMVNSSADSITGSDQVDSGFLAEIATPVLKAANEGETGTTAGFEPIIEDSSDEAFETFDAGIPNMWGETETTYKSEWGNVSETATETATAQSSPEASRAEVGRTYIPIRGDRTGSFIPGVHSVEPEPYTEIITRAVDDTMSVFNQIGELCPGTKVVLMGNAQGAQVASTVSKKISAGESSFSADNLVGVALFADPSREDGRATDGMDAIGNLNPQIASGVDGTGVAAVTGQTTATGAAPQNTVSWCLDGDVTCGIKKEDPLAVLTAAGQNIDINDPVRSLNYISDVLGPAVMLGGVEALAEGVEMGSGGLRITRANSVDETVLGRIASQVAKPISQSDRERRVVAAGQQIGGMALAAGVTVAKKTLTPANIAQIALAGAVNPAAGAGMALALAGTAALDLVTVETATTTAARVFDEADAAGLETPDVARAAVQSAVARTVTENTYRTTPVTDDGLTATQATTSWLADLAGDSTGNDLTEALVDVVGAVAVSAFDEAGTQSAMDSLKV, encoded by the coding sequence ATGCGTAGATCACTTGCGGTTTTCTCCACCATCGTTATCGCAACCGCTGTAGTTGTCCCTGCATCAGCGCAGGAGAACACTATCGGTGAATGCCCGGCCATGCACATTGTCATGGTCAACTCATCTGCGGATTCCATCACCGGATCTGATCAGGTCGATTCCGGTTTCCTTGCAGAGATCGCTACGCCAGTTCTTAAAGCCGCCAATGAGGGAGAAACCGGAACTACGGCAGGTTTTGAACCGATCATCGAAGACAGCTCCGATGAAGCTTTTGAGACCTTTGACGCGGGCATTCCAAACATGTGGGGAGAAACAGAAACAACTTATAAGAGCGAGTGGGGAAATGTCTCCGAGACCGCTACTGAGACTGCGACAGCTCAATCTTCCCCCGAAGCATCACGGGCGGAAGTGGGCAGAACGTACATCCCCATCCGGGGAGATAGGACAGGCTCCTTTATCCCTGGTGTGCATTCCGTAGAGCCAGAGCCATATACCGAGATCATCACCCGCGCGGTTGATGACACCATGAGTGTCTTTAACCAGATTGGTGAGCTGTGCCCAGGAACCAAGGTTGTGCTCATGGGCAACGCCCAGGGCGCGCAGGTTGCCAGCACTGTGTCCAAAAAGATCAGTGCAGGTGAATCGTCATTCAGCGCAGACAATCTCGTTGGTGTTGCGCTTTTCGCTGATCCCTCACGCGAAGATGGTCGGGCTACTGATGGAATGGACGCAATTGGCAACCTGAATCCACAAATTGCCTCCGGCGTTGATGGCACCGGTGTTGCAGCAGTGACAGGCCAAACCACCGCGACAGGTGCTGCTCCACAGAACACTGTTTCTTGGTGCTTGGACGGGGACGTGACCTGCGGAATCAAAAAGGAAGACCCGCTTGCTGTACTTACCGCAGCAGGGCAAAACATCGATATTAATGATCCTGTTCGGTCGCTGAATTACATCTCTGATGTTCTTGGCCCAGCAGTCATGCTTGGTGGTGTTGAAGCTCTCGCAGAAGGTGTGGAAATGGGAAGCGGGGGACTGCGCATCACCCGCGCTAACTCTGTTGATGAAACTGTTCTGGGGCGTATTGCATCACAGGTTGCTAAGCCAATTAGCCAGTCTGACCGGGAGCGCCGTGTGGTTGCTGCTGGTCAGCAAATCGGCGGCATGGCGCTAGCCGCAGGTGTCACTGTGGCGAAGAAGACACTCACCCCAGCAAATATTGCCCAGATTGCTCTTGCTGGTGCGGTTAACCCAGCAGCAGGGGCGGGAATGGCGTTAGCACTAGCAGGAACCGCTGCCCTGGATTTGGTCACAGTAGAAACAGCCACGACAACTGCTGCACGAGTCTTTGATGAAGCAGATGCAGCAGGTCTAGAGACACCAGATGTTGCCCGCGCAGCGGTGCAATCGGCAGTTGCTCGCACGGTCACTGAAAATACCTACCGCACCACACCAGTCACTGATGATGGTTTGACTGCAACTCAGGCGACTACCTCGTGGCTTGCGGATCTTGCGGGTGATTCCACTGGTAATGACTTAACTGAGGCGCTGGTAGATGTTGTCGGTGCCGTGGCTGTGAGTGCGTTCGATGAGGCAGGTACCCAGTCGGCCATGGATTCACTGAAGGTGTGA
- a CDS encoding SCO6880 family protein: MQDKFTADEAVQYSLGQPSVRTGLGGFSMKATAIIAVGFISFLVLQLMGLAKWGFTLVLPLTIVCAVVVSVKWAGRSLAETVQLMWQDQRRKRAGGHLYFSGIGSRVPLGQRKLPGLLARTEMLEGIDTSGHKFGVILDRPRRDATVVFDCQLTGQTAMTQAERNAQTAEWSHWLAGLSLAGNIKHAVIVIGSYPGTGELISHEVQSLISPTAPMVAQTIMREAAQAVSVGIPEVYAHISVTYHVERDMLTEDSFLHQLSTAIAPMYESLTWAGILAHPMSATDITARAHVLFNPASEQDFEQMVVDNENHGLNWDDAGPSSAITLPGVYHHDGCASVTWEMKDAPRSSFEDTLLHKLIQPHDRLDRKRVALVYRPYESGTGASRVEDEHRDAMVAANSSKKLTSASAEMRLEHTDAARRAQSKGAQLGRYSMFVTATTDDPSDLRRISTEVVHLASSSSIRLQVMKRQQDVGFQISCGLGQVPWDKATTSKIIGE, translated from the coding sequence ATGCAGGACAAATTCACCGCTGATGAAGCCGTACAGTATTCGCTAGGTCAGCCATCTGTACGCACTGGTCTCGGGGGCTTCTCTATGAAAGCCACCGCCATAATTGCAGTAGGTTTTATCTCATTTCTTGTGCTGCAACTCATGGGTCTTGCGAAGTGGGGCTTTACCCTTGTTTTACCTCTGACGATTGTGTGCGCAGTGGTCGTGTCTGTGAAATGGGCGGGTCGATCACTGGCTGAAACTGTTCAGTTGATGTGGCAGGATCAGCGCAGAAAACGCGCTGGTGGACACCTTTATTTCTCGGGGATTGGATCACGTGTGCCACTAGGACAGCGCAAGTTGCCAGGGCTACTAGCGCGTACTGAAATGCTAGAGGGCATTGATACAAGTGGGCATAAATTTGGTGTAATTTTGGATCGTCCACGACGTGACGCCACCGTCGTTTTTGATTGTCAGCTCACGGGTCAAACTGCCATGACGCAGGCTGAACGTAATGCGCAGACTGCTGAATGGTCACACTGGCTTGCCGGATTATCTTTGGCTGGAAACATCAAACATGCAGTGATTGTGATCGGTTCATATCCCGGCACCGGAGAACTGATTTCGCATGAGGTACAGTCGCTGATTTCACCGACTGCTCCGATGGTCGCGCAGACGATTATGAGGGAAGCTGCTCAGGCAGTCTCTGTAGGCATTCCAGAGGTTTACGCCCATATTTCTGTGACCTATCACGTAGAGCGCGACATGCTCACAGAAGACTCGTTTTTACATCAGCTTTCAACGGCCATTGCGCCAATGTATGAGTCATTGACGTGGGCGGGCATTCTTGCTCATCCTATGTCGGCTACAGACATCACTGCACGTGCACACGTTCTCTTCAATCCAGCTTCTGAACAAGATTTCGAGCAAATGGTGGTGGACAACGAAAACCACGGTCTGAACTGGGATGATGCTGGTCCAAGTTCAGCGATCACGTTGCCAGGTGTTTATCACCATGATGGGTGTGCTTCGGTGACCTGGGAGATGAAAGACGCTCCCAGATCTTCCTTTGAAGACACGCTTTTGCACAAGCTGATTCAGCCTCATGATCGCCTTGACCGTAAGAGGGTTGCGCTAGTGTACCGCCCGTATGAATCTGGTACCGGCGCTTCTCGTGTGGAGGATGAGCATCGTGATGCGATGGTGGCTGCTAACTCGTCTAAGAAGTTGACTTCGGCCAGTGCTGAAATGCGTCTTGAGCACACCGATGCAGCCAGACGTGCGCAATCAAAGGGTGCTCAGCTTGGTCGGTACTCGATGTTTGTCACCGCGACCACTGATGATCCATCAGATTTACGTCGGATCTCCACAGAAGTTGTTCATCTCGCGTCGTCTTCATCTATTCGACTCCAAGTGATGAAGCGCCAGCAGGATGTCGGTTTTCAGATCAGCTGTGGACTTGGACAGGTTCCGTGGGATAAGGCCACGACCTCCAAAATAATTGGTGAATAA
- a CDS encoding DUF6668 family protein, with product MLRKNTKGSTITPQSLPGRIAVDRERLLGVAEYCLHDADQIEEDRASWAPAFWLVAAHGGAGASTLSQMWAPAGDAGNLFPALDASPLVVIVCRPSKTGLEAAHRAVLQVLADEAGQCQLVGVVCVADSAGKLPKPLAQKIRVIEEVTRVWHVPYMQSLRITDTDDLAVWSPDDPPMEKPKKKRPVTTAVPHTIAAVGREIFTAAGTKNQEDWT from the coding sequence ATGCTTAGGAAGAACACCAAAGGTTCAACCATCACACCTCAATCCCTTCCTGGTCGGATCGCAGTTGATCGAGAGCGTCTTCTTGGCGTTGCTGAGTACTGCTTGCATGACGCTGATCAGATAGAAGAAGATCGGGCTTCATGGGCACCGGCTTTTTGGCTGGTAGCAGCTCACGGTGGGGCAGGGGCTAGCACGCTGTCACAGATGTGGGCACCTGCCGGGGATGCAGGAAACTTGTTTCCTGCATTAGATGCCTCTCCGCTTGTCGTGATCGTGTGCCGACCGTCTAAAACGGGCCTCGAAGCAGCTCACCGCGCGGTGCTCCAAGTGCTTGCTGATGAAGCTGGTCAGTGCCAATTGGTTGGAGTTGTGTGTGTGGCAGATTCTGCGGGCAAGCTTCCTAAGCCTCTTGCACAAAAAATTCGTGTGATTGAGGAAGTCACCAGAGTGTGGCATGTCCCGTACATGCAGTCTTTGCGTATTACGGACACAGACGATTTAGCGGTGTGGAGTCCAGATGATCCTCCGATGGAAAAACCAAAGAAGAAACGGCCTGTGACCACAGCCGTACCACACACCATTGCCGCTGTCGGACGAGAGATTTTCACCGCAGCAGGAACAAAAAATCAAGAAGATTGGACTTAA